TGTGATACATTTTGGGTTATACTTATCATACTTAGGTCACGATGGTGTTTAAACAACACTTCAAATGTGCTATCAGTTTATTTGCACTTGAGTTGTAGTTTAGTGTGTGGAAGGTCTTTTTCttcactaaataaaaatattctgacttgttatctcacaattctttctttacatcttgcaattctgactttgtttctcagaattaagatacaatttgcaagttataaagtcagaattatgagatataaagaaGCATTTACCTTACTGATTTTTTTTCGTTCTTTTTTCTTCCAGAGGCGTAAAATTcttactttatttctcagaattgtgagtttgtgtcgcaattctgaaaaaaaaataagtcaagaATTGCAAGAATTGAAAATAGTCAGAATTAAGattgaaaaaatgtatttattcattcattttttaagtGGCGGAAACAAGTTTCCATGTTTAATTCATTCATATTGAAATGATCTGCCAGTGGGGTAAGTAAAAtattcggtcccactttatattaggtggccttaactactatgtacttacataaaaaataagtacaatgtacttattgtgttcacattgtattgtaaaacacttttgctgctattgaggtgggataggggtaaggttagggagagggttggaggtatgggtaagttggttgcactttattttacagtatgtgtactaacatgtacttatagtgtacttacagtgtatttatctaagaaagttctggtaatacaaggtaactacaatggcgtagggttaggtttaggggtaggttcagggttagtacctagttattacatagttattgtaattactataataagtacatagtatatacatgaggaacaggactgtaaaataaagtgctaccggtaagtttaagggtgggttaaggtgtaagggatgggtcaacagtgtaattataaatgtaattacagaaattaaatacagatgtaattacatctattttttttttttaaatataagtacaatgtaaaaacatgtatgtatacAATAAGTAcattaaactaaattattaattaaaatgtaagtacatagtagttaaggccacttaatataaagtgggtccaaatatTCTTAAAAGAGTATTTAACTTACCCCACTGGCAgataattttactttaattttaagaATGATAAGATATTTTGACTAGAAACCAGACAAATATACTAAGTAAGATAAGCCATTTTTTCGCGGTTGGCTGGTGAATCTGTATTAACTTTCATCGCAGTACTTTCCAGCAGCACATTCCACCCTCAAGCTATCATATTTAAGCACTAATCCGAAATGCACTTTCGTTCACACCTCAAAGGGTCTGATGTCCATCTGACAGAGCTTGGCAGCAGTAGATGTGTTAGTGTGTGCAGGACTGGCAGCGCTGTAGGCCGTGGGGATTGCATGCTGGACAGCGCAGCTCTCTGATTGACTCGTTGAAGCGATTGGCCAGCATGGACAGTTTGCTGCCATGACAGAGGGAGCACGGCTCAGAACCTGAACCTCCGCACTGTCCACAGGAGCCTGCTTCCTGCTGcacaaacaaaacaagtaaacaaaCAGCAAACAAGCGTGGTGCACAAGCAAGCAGAATGATGAAGCCAAGTGCACTCTACAAGCCAAGttttaaaggtaaagttcacccaaatatgataATTCGCACATCATTTCTTCACCTTAGTATTCCAAACCTATTTGTATttccttcttctgtggaacacaaatgaaaatatttttttacattatttatttgctaaCATCTCTTTGCTCTCTGCTCTGCGTCGAGGCTGAATctgaccactaaaactttaagattaaatggttcatttatatttttataaaaatgggagaaaatgtaaaccACGGTTTGGCGGTCAAAGTCATTGTGTCCCTCACTgattgccatagaaacatgacatGGAGAACACCATTTCATGTCTGTATTCGGTCTCTGGAAATATGGAGAAACTTATGGATCTAATgaactggtctatggaggtaattcCTGAACCCCCTGtttttccgctggttccatccagccctgatcCCCCTGTATTCCCTCTCAGTCTCctactcctacctcctccagtcagttCCTATGCTCCATTTCCTATGCTCCATttccctgaattttctgtttctccgctggttccgcccagctctgaatttcctgtgtctccactggttccgcccagctcttaATTTTCTGCTTCTTCGCTGGTTCAGCCAAGCTCTGAATTTTCTGCTTCTTCGAtggttctgcccagctctgaattttctgctTCTTCgatggttccacccagctctgaatttcctgtgtctcctgtattccctcccagcctccctctcccacctcctcctagcACTGCCAGTTTccctgctccacttccgctggttccgtccagccctgatcctcctgtgtttcctcccatccttcctctcgctcctcctcctagaccagccagttccacgacctcatctctgctggtgccagtctgtcccacagctcaccctcagtccgcgccatctggATGCGATGGTTCgacgctggactgccagtctcctgCTCCACCTTGGcatgttaaggccctgtctccgcctccagcttccgagccctggactcctgctcagtccttcgacccagcggctccgccttggctcttagctccctcgtcttcACTGTGGCCTGGCATCCCACATGCTCCACCGGGCTACCTCGTCCctctggctccaccttggtcagtcgtcgaccatccacCGCCTCGgtactccatccctccggctctgtcaggctcctccttccctctggttccacctccatcctcagtcactccggctccacagcggtcttccaggaccccacctccgccttggtcgcctgaaccttctgctccacctaggccctctgAATCCTTgatgtcaccctggctctgcggctgtcaGCCCCCTGGTGTCGTCCGCTCAtactccaccatggctcctcccgccgtcgactccaccttggatctccgtcctggatGGTCTCATGGTCTACCTCCATGCTCCCTCTTCACCTGCTCCTTGCCTGCTCTTCGcccgcctccagaacccccaccctcgctctgctggtattcctcttgcggtACAAAGACGCACATTTCCGGGAGGGGGTGAACTGTTacgtttatgaactttctgttcccttatttggtcaccttccttttcttgttttggttaattgattattccccacctgtctccagttccctcattacctcctGAGTGTTTAAATACCCAGTCTGTTCAGTTCTCCCTCGTCCGTGATTGAATGTGCATCTGAACGTGAATGTATCTGTGAATGTACATGTTAATGCTGAATTTAATATAGTATATTGTCTGTTAGTCTCCTTCGTCATCCTGTAAACTCCTCATTTTAATCACCATACTCCACTAGCACTTTGTCTTTCGTTTAGCACTACCTCACTTGTAACATTtactatatatttctttatttttttagtaatacATAGTATAAAAGTCAGATAAAGTTGGaccacatttttatttaactgtaaaCAATGCAgttcattttctgaaaatattgcattcggtttgcacatttacaggtgcatctcaataaattagaatgtcatggaaaagttaatttatcacatttgttaaatgtgagccaaaatcatcacaattaaaagaacaaaatacttaaactacttcagtctgtgtgcactgaatttatttaatacacaagtttcacaatttttgttaaattactgaaataaatgaacttttccatgacattctaatttattgagatccagGTGTATTTATTAAAGTATGCATTAAAGTGCATGCCATAGAGTCATTATGATATACTCTTTCTGTATGGTCAGTTACAGTTTGAAGAGTTAGTTAAAATGTTAGTTAAAATGCTTTACAATCTTGCAATGGGTGTATCTTCCATAAAAGACTGAACAGAAAGATTGATTAGAGTAAAAGATTTATGGACGTGAAATGTACAGTACAAGGATTCATGTCATGGTTCATTATTTTCAGTGGTGTTTTAGAAAAGAGTCATTTTTTATGACGAACTGTGTTTTAGCAGTGGATAACATTCTGCAAAAGTCTTAATAACTGCTTTGTAAATTTTGTTATACAGTTATACAAGTAGATTCCAGCTCTGAGAAACTACAAAACATACTGTACAACAGCTTTTTTTACACTATACAGATAAATGGAGAAAGTGATAAAACTAATGTTATCTTTTTTTGAGACACTGGTATATGGAGCAATCAAGTATGAGCAACCATGGTACGAGCAGACTAATTAAAGTTGGTGTAGTAGAACAGAAGTAAAGAGCACTGAGACAGAGCATTTACAGTCTACTGAACTTCAGACTGTTTATACCTTTTGTTCAGTCATTGTGTTCGGTTCCTCTGCGCAGGAGCGTGCTGTTCTATGTCTCCCTTTGCTCCGGGACTCCCGTCCTGGTGAACTTTCTTTTCTGTCCCGGCTGCGGTGAGGACTCCTTCCAGATTCTCCTCTTCTGTGAGGAGCTCGAATAATCTTCAGGTTGCTGGTGTAGATAATAATCTTTCCAAAATCTAATACCGGTTCCTATATTAACAAACAAAGAATCGCTATTATACTATTATACAGAATCGCATTATATAGTCTTTGTTATGGTACTCCAAGCATTTCAATGACGTTGCACTTGAATATGGTAGTCATTCAATACaaaagtgcaatgatattttcaCAGTAGCATGTTCGCCACAataatttttcatataatttagtTCATGCAGTCTAATACAGTGCATAGATTCATAGCGTCTGTTGCCatgtaattacatatatataataataatgaactaactatgttattattttgtgtatctgtttttaaaatcttttttttttttcacttagatTTTTGAGATGTCTTTGAATTCAGCTCTCTGTAGGttgataatttttattaaaatcaaacgATGTGGCATCCTTTCGTTCCTAACATGTTAcccagtccatatcagtatagtTATCCAGCATGATATTTTTCCCCATTGAGATCGGATGTGATTTCAAAGTGTTCTATTCATTTTTTTGAGCAGTGCGATATATAATATTATCGTGAATTTGTGTTAATCACGTGGAGCAAAATATGATATTGTGGCAGCCCTACTgcaattacataattatatttaattatgttaaataaCATTGTTATCATCTaaggtaaaaaaagaagaaaaaaaaaagaaaattgtactTGTATTTACAGTACTCTGGATCTATTTTACTGGACTTTTTAAGTCTTTTAAGGAAGGGAAAAGTCAAGAGAAAAAGGAAACCACTGGGGTAAGAGATGGGAAACCGGATTAGGACGTGACACAAGTCAGACTGAAACCTACATCCACATGAGCCTCATGAGTCTGTGAGTTACCTACTATACCATGGCTGGCTTTTATAATTCTAAGACATTGATAGATTTGATTAGATTAAATGTCGGAGATCTGATGTtaaaaaatgtgataaatatCCTGTCCGTTTTTTCTTGACATGCTGATATGCAAAACGGAGGATCTTTGACAGTTTAGTCTTTCAACAGCATGTCACAGgtgacattttaatgaaaatgtaagcTTAATACAACACAAAGAAGCAAACTAGCCTTCAGTCTTATTTAAAGATTATATGGTTCAGTCTATATATTTGAgtgatgttctttttctttttcagatttgAGCCAGAGAAACACAACAGTGTTCACAATAGAAAGGAAAGCTGATCATTTCTATGCGGATGAGATATAATTGCATGCCTATGTTTAGAAGCTGTGTTGGAGTGGGTCTATTTTTAGATCTGGGAACTATGAATTAGTAACAGTGTGGCATGAAAACTGAGACTTTATAAATATCACTGTGACCGCGGACCAAGACAAAACAAGAGAAAATCTGGCAAGAAATGTTTTGCTTTTCAATGCCAGAAAAAACCCTAATGAGGAGGACAATAAGGAATCCTTACAAAACACACATTGTGTTTCGCCTACAACAAATCGTTACCGTTTTCTAAACTTCGCCCACCTTGGTTATTTTGCAAGATGTCCCACGGGAATGAAATGATGATTACTGTGAACAGGGCAATTTCCATTCCTGTGTGCTCATAAAACGGGGGGAAAAATAATAGCTATTATACTTACGTGGGCTGGAATGATGTTTGACATTGCAAAGCATtatcaaataaaaagaaacatttacgCAGTACAATGATAAAAGCAGCAGACACTGCGAATCAGAATCAAGCAAACCCTTATcagtcaactgaaaaaaaaaaagaagggtcTTTTGAAAGCGATGATAACATTAGTGAACAGAACATCAGTAATAACTGATTATTCTGTGAGATTTTTAAGGTTCTCATTGGTTTATAGGaccaaagtccctttaaggcaagtcattGCAATAAgtaaacatcaaattctccaaaactgttggCCAAGCTTATGACTAAATGTTATATTTGAAATCACTAATTAAATCTAAAGTAGCTGCAGTGATGCGATGACTTTGCCAATTAGCGATTGGCTCTTCCCTCAGTGAAGGCGGGCACATTGCCCTTTCTTCCATTCATAGCTGGTCTAGATGGT
This genomic stretch from Carassius gibelio isolate Cgi1373 ecotype wild population from Czech Republic chromosome B21, carGib1.2-hapl.c, whole genome shotgun sequence harbors:
- the LOC127985705 gene encoding glutaredoxin domain-containing cysteine-rich protein 2-like produces the protein MEELQREPDSLSEGKPRKVRFKLASSYSGRVLKHVYEDGQELDSPEEQYPHSFIHTKMEMGHLCGLEEMQDQSLYPPTGLIAQRINVYRGVTGYNSLACADLQEGDNKEPVLDFGKIIIYTSNLKIIRAPHRRGESGRSPHRSRDRKESSPGRESRSKGRHRTARSCAEEPNTMTEQKQEAGSCGQCGGSGSEPCSLCHGSKLSMLANRFNESIRELRCPACNPHGLQRCQSCTH